In Arcobacter ellisii, a genomic segment contains:
- the purT gene encoding formate-dependent phosphoribosylglycinamide formyltransferase, with protein MKFPAPLKSDSIKIMLLGSGELGKEVIIEAQRLGIETIAVDSYNNAPAQLVANKSYTINMKDKNQLLDIIRREKPTYILPEVEAINIQALFDAEKEGFHVIPNADAVNKTMNRKNIREFAAEQLKLPTSKYKFVTTFEALKEAASVIGFPCVIKPVMSSSGHGQSVARSEADLEKSWEMAKEARGDASELIVEEFITFDYEITMLTVRNGKATVFCEPIGHIQKDGDYIFSWQPMNMSEIAVKKSQEIAKTITDGLGGRGIFGVELFVKGDDVYFSEVSPRPHDTGMVTMITQSASEFALHVRAVLGLPVDFINYGCGASAAYKASGDSFNPQIDIFDSSFTKDSIIRVFGKPQSHVGRRMAVALTFDKDSSDKALQKAKEIIGNFKDN; from the coding sequence ATGAAATTCCCAGCACCTTTAAAATCTGACTCTATTAAAATTATGCTTCTTGGAAGTGGAGAACTTGGAAAAGAAGTAATAATTGAAGCTCAAAGATTAGGAATTGAAACTATTGCTGTTGATAGTTACAATAATGCTCCAGCTCAACTTGTGGCAAATAAATCATATACAATCAATATGAAAGACAAAAATCAACTGCTTGATATTATAAGAAGAGAAAAACCAACTTATATCTTACCAGAGGTTGAAGCTATCAATATTCAAGCTTTATTTGATGCTGAAAAAGAGGGATTTCATGTAATTCCTAATGCTGATGCTGTTAATAAAACAATGAATAGAAAAAATATCAGAGAATTCGCAGCAGAACAACTAAAACTTCCAACAAGTAAATATAAATTTGTTACAACATTTGAAGCTTTAAAAGAAGCAGCAAGTGTTATTGGATTTCCTTGTGTTATTAAACCTGTTATGAGTTCTTCTGGACATGGGCAAAGTGTTGCTAGAAGTGAAGCTGATTTAGAAAAATCTTGGGAAATGGCAAAAGAAGCTAGAGGAGATGCTAGTGAATTAATCGTTGAAGAATTTATCACTTTTGATTATGAAATCACTATGTTAACTGTTAGAAATGGAAAAGCTACAGTATTTTGTGAACCAATTGGACATATTCAAAAAGATGGTGACTATATCTTCTCATGGCAACCAATGAATATGAGTGAAATTGCTGTTAAAAAATCACAAGAAATTGCAAAAACAATTACAGATGGACTTGGAGGACGTGGGATTTTTGGAGTTGAACTATTTGTAAAAGGTGATGATGTTTATTTTTCAGAAGTAAGTCCAAGACCACATGATACTGGAATGGTTACTATGATTACTCAAAGTGCTAGTGAGTTTGCACTTCATGTAAGAGCTGTTTTAGGTTTACCAGTTGATTTTATAAATTATGGTTGTGGAGCAAGTGCTGCATATAAAGCAAGTGGTGATAGCTTTAATCCTCAAATTGATATTTTTGATTCTTCATTTACAAAAGATTCAATTATTAGAGTATTTGGAAAACCACAAAGCCATGTTGGAAGAAGAATGGCTGTTGCACTTACATTTGATAAAGATAGTAGTGACAAAGCTTTACAAAAAGCAAAAGAGATTATTGGAAATTTCAAAGATAACTAA